One window from the genome of Bacillus tianshenii encodes:
- the uvsE gene encoding UV DNA damage repair endonuclease UvsE, which translates to MIVRFGYVAHALSLWEASPSRTLTFTNWKKLNKQERADKLYSIAKTNLVNTKRALHYNISQGIPLYRFSSALIPLATHPEVVFDYLTMLREDFQEIGELVQKHNLRVSFHPNQFTLFTSEDNNITNNSVEDMLYHYEMLQAMGVEENALINIHVGGAYGDKEQAIGRFHKNIKKLPPEVKAVMTLENDDRTYNAEEVLNICEEAAIPMIFDYHHEQANPSSISYEKLLPRIFDTWANRGLLPKVHLSSPESEKNYRKHSELVATDFITPFMKVARQISKDFDVMIEAKGKDKAALQLMDWFEKQRGVKRINGAVIQFPTKR; encoded by the coding sequence GTGATCGTTCGTTTTGGGTATGTTGCTCATGCCCTCTCCCTTTGGGAAGCATCACCTTCTCGTACATTGACCTTCACAAATTGGAAAAAGTTAAACAAACAGGAACGAGCAGATAAGCTTTATTCGATTGCTAAAACCAATTTAGTAAATACAAAACGTGCTCTGCACTATAATATTTCTCAAGGAATACCGCTGTATCGATTTTCATCAGCGCTTATTCCTCTAGCTACGCATCCAGAAGTGGTGTTTGACTACTTAACAATGCTCCGTGAAGACTTTCAAGAAATTGGTGAACTCGTTCAAAAGCATAATCTGCGTGTAAGCTTTCACCCAAATCAATTTACCCTTTTCACAAGCGAGGATAATAACATTACAAACAATTCTGTAGAAGATATGCTTTACCATTACGAGATGCTGCAAGCAATGGGTGTTGAAGAAAACGCTCTGATTAACATCCATGTCGGAGGCGCTTACGGTGATAAAGAGCAGGCTATTGGTCGTTTTCATAAGAATATAAAAAAGCTCCCACCAGAAGTGAAAGCCGTAATGACGCTTGAAAATGATGACCGGACTTATAACGCCGAAGAAGTACTGAATATCTGTGAAGAAGCAGCAATCCCAATGATCTTTGATTATCACCATGAACAAGCAAACCCATCATCCATTTCATATGAAAAATTGTTACCACGAATCTTTGATACATGGGCAAATCGCGGCCTTCTCCCAAAGGTTCATCTGTCATCACCTGAATCAGAGAAAAACTACCGAAAACATAGTGAGCTAGTAGCTACAGATTTTATTACGCCTTTTATGAAAGTTGCCCGGCAAATAAGCAAAGATTTCGATGTAATGATTGAAGCGAAAGGAAAGGATAAAGCTGCTCTTCAATTAATGGATTGGTTCGAAAAGCAGCGTGGCGTTAAACGAATCAACGGTGCTGTTATTCAATTCCCAACTAAGCGTTAA
- a CDS encoding acyl-CoA dehydrogenase, which translates to MNFQLSEEHEMLRKMVREFATEVVAPTAEERDEEERFDREIFDQMAELGLTGVPWPEEYGGSGFDYLAYVIAVEELSRVCASTGVTLSAHVSLAGWPVYKFGSEEQKQKYLKPMAQGKKIGAYGLTEPGSGSDAGGMKTTAKLDGDDYILNGSKIFITNGGIADIYIVFAVTDPESKHKGVSAFIVESDFPGFSVGKKEKKLGIRSSPTTEIMFDNCRVPKENMLGELGEGFKIAMMTLDGGRNGIAAQAVGIAQGALDASVEYAKERVQFGKPIALQQGIGFKLADMATTVEASRLLTYQAAWKESEGLPYGKESAMSKLFAGDTAMKVTTEAVQVFGGYGYTKDYPVERYMRDAKITQIYEGTNEIQRLVISRMLTK; encoded by the coding sequence ATGAATTTTCAACTTTCTGAAGAGCACGAAATGTTAAGAAAAATGGTCCGTGAGTTTGCGACAGAGGTCGTTGCACCAACTGCTGAAGAGCGTGATGAAGAGGAACGCTTTGATCGTGAAATTTTCGACCAAATGGCAGAGCTAGGGTTAACAGGGGTACCGTGGCCAGAGGAGTACGGCGGAAGTGGCTTTGATTATTTAGCATATGTTATCGCAGTTGAAGAATTATCACGCGTTTGTGCGTCAACAGGTGTTACACTTTCAGCACACGTTTCATTAGCTGGATGGCCTGTATACAAATTCGGCTCGGAAGAACAAAAGCAAAAATACTTAAAGCCAATGGCTCAAGGTAAGAAAATTGGTGCATACGGTTTAACAGAGCCAGGTTCAGGTTCTGATGCAGGTGGTATGAAGACGACTGCAAAGCTTGATGGAGACGACTATATCCTAAATGGTTCAAAGATCTTTATTACAAACGGCGGTATTGCTGATATCTATATCGTATTTGCTGTTACTGATCCAGAAAGCAAGCATAAAGGTGTGAGTGCATTTATCGTAGAAAGTGATTTCCCTGGATTCTCAGTAGGTAAGAAAGAGAAGAAATTAGGTATTCGCTCATCACCTACAACTGAAATTATGTTTGACAATTGCCGTGTACCGAAAGAAAACATGCTTGGAGAGCTTGGCGAAGGGTTCAAAATTGCAATGATGACATTAGACGGTGGTCGTAATGGTATCGCTGCTCAAGCAGTTGGAATCGCGCAAGGTGCTCTAGATGCGTCAGTTGAATATGCGAAAGAACGTGTTCAATTCGGCAAGCCAATTGCATTACAACAAGGTATTGGTTTCAAGCTAGCTGATATGGCAACAACTGTAGAAGCATCACGACTGTTAACATATCAAGCAGCATGGAAAGAATCTGAAGGCCTTCCATACGGAAAAGAGTCTGCAATGTCGAAGCTATTTGCTGGTGACACAGCGATGAAAGTTACAACGGAAGCTGTGCAAGTATTCGGTGGTTATGGTTATACTAAGGATTATCCAGTTGAACGATATATGCGTGATGCAAAGATTACGCAAATTTATGAAGGAACAAATGAAATTCAGCGCCTTGTCATTTCAAGAATGCTAACAAAATAA
- a CDS encoding 3-hydroxybutyryl-CoA dehydrogenase — MKIEKVMVIGAGQMGSGIAQVCAMAGYDVILQDLKEEFLERGLGNINKNLQRQVDKERMTSEEKDGVLSRMQTSTDINSAAKVDLVIEAATENMKIKSSIFEQLDQIAPDHAILATNTSSLPITEIAAVTERPELVIGMHFMNPVPVMKLVEIIRGLATTDEVYAAIEEMTKKLNKVPVEVNDFPGFVSNRILMPMINEAIYTVYEGVATPEAVDEVMKLGMNHPMGPLTLADFIGLDTCLYIMEVLHEGFGDDKYRPCPLLRKYVKAGWLGRKTGRGFYQY, encoded by the coding sequence ATGAAAATTGAAAAGGTAATGGTAATTGGCGCAGGACAAATGGGCTCAGGGATTGCACAAGTATGTGCAATGGCTGGCTACGATGTTATCTTGCAAGATTTAAAAGAAGAATTTCTAGAGCGCGGTCTAGGGAATATCAACAAAAACCTGCAACGTCAAGTCGACAAAGAACGCATGACTTCAGAGGAAAAAGACGGTGTGCTTTCACGCATGCAAACATCCACTGATATTAACAGTGCAGCTAAAGTTGACCTTGTTATTGAAGCAGCAACTGAAAATATGAAAATTAAGAGCAGTATCTTCGAACAACTAGATCAAATTGCACCAGACCATGCAATTCTAGCTACAAATACTTCATCTCTTCCTATCACTGAGATTGCGGCTGTTACAGAACGTCCTGAGCTTGTAATCGGTATGCACTTCATGAACCCTGTACCAGTAATGAAACTTGTTGAAATTATTCGTGGGCTTGCAACAACAGACGAAGTCTACGCTGCAATTGAAGAAATGACGAAGAAATTAAATAAAGTACCTGTTGAAGTAAATGACTTCCCTGGCTTCGTTTCAAACCGTATCTTAATGCCAATGATTAACGAAGCAATTTACACAGTGTATGAAGGTGTTGCTACACCTGAAGCAGTTGATGAAGTCATGAAGCTCGGTATGAACCATCCAATGGGACCGTTAACGCTAGCTGACTTTATCGGGTTAGATACATGCTTATACATTATGGAAGTGCTTCATGAAGGATTTGGGGATGACAAATACCGTCCATGCCCATTACTTCGCAAATACGTGAAAGCTGGATGGCTTGGACGTAAGACAGGACGCGGCTTCTATCAATATTAA
- a CDS encoding alpha/beta hydrolase produces the protein MGLIKGFYVEQHGKLGLPVIFIHPPYMGHAVFHYQKMLAGVCRVILYDQRGHGRTSCSADNMSIEQMAEDLFEIVEGLNLEEVVLCGYSSGGYIAQEFALKYPERTKGVILCGGFSEVRTFWLQQEFRIGIGILKTGYRRSLAGILANGHAVHRGDFGLLYHYALKSKKEAAIKLYEEGLRYSCTDRLTELRMPFYLLYGEKDEYLHYYLGIYRGRLTESHPYLIADRFHQLPTKGYPALNHCLRTIVHELSQ, from the coding sequence ATGGGGCTAATAAAAGGATTTTATGTAGAGCAGCACGGGAAATTAGGGTTACCGGTTATTTTCATTCACCCTCCGTATATGGGGCATGCTGTTTTTCATTATCAGAAAATGCTTGCTGGTGTATGCCGGGTAATTTTGTATGACCAGCGTGGCCATGGCAGAACAAGCTGTTCAGCTGATAATATGTCAATTGAACAAATGGCAGAGGACTTATTTGAAATTGTAGAAGGGTTAAACCTTGAAGAAGTAGTCTTATGCGGATATTCAAGTGGAGGCTACATCGCGCAAGAATTTGCCCTGAAATACCCAGAACGCACAAAGGGGGTCATCCTTTGCGGAGGTTTTTCCGAAGTGCGAACCTTTTGGCTACAGCAGGAATTTCGAATCGGAATTGGGATATTAAAAACAGGCTACAGACGGAGTCTGGCAGGCATCTTAGCAAATGGTCATGCCGTCCACCGGGGTGACTTCGGTCTACTGTATCACTACGCGTTAAAATCAAAAAAAGAAGCAGCTATTAAGCTGTATGAAGAAGGGTTAAGGTATAGCTGTACGGACAGACTGACCGAATTAAGGATGCCATTCTATTTATTGTACGGAGAAAAGGACGAATATCTGCATTATTATTTAGGGATCTATCGTGGGCGTTTAACTGAAAGTCATCCGTATTTGATTGCTGATCGATTTCATCAGTTACCAACAAAAGGTTATCCAGCTTTAAATCATTGCTTGCGTACAATTGTTCATGAGCTTAGTCAGTAA
- a CDS encoding acetyl-CoA C-acetyltransferase — protein sequence MTRTVIVGGARTPFGKFGGALSSLTASELGGLAIKEALVRAGVAPEDVGEVLMGNVLQAGQGQIPSRQASRNAGIPWEVQTETINKVCASGMRSVSLGDQIIRCGDQEVIVAGGMESMSNAPYFLPKARWGMRMGDGKVVDSMVHDGLTCSFKGVHMGTYGNGTAEEFGLTREQQDEWSTRSHERALEATKNGKLAEEIVAVEVPQRKGDPVVVDTDEAPREGTTTERLAKLRPAFGKDGTITAGNAPGVNDGAGALVLMSEERASKEGKEVMATILGHTALAVEAHRFPETPGLVINKLLEKTGKSLSDIDLFEINEAFAAVSLASSKIADLDPEKVNVNGGAVALGHPIGASGTRIILTLIHELKRRGGGIGIAAICSGGGQGDAVMVEV from the coding sequence ATGACACGAACAGTAATTGTAGGCGGGGCTCGTACACCTTTTGGAAAATTTGGAGGAGCTCTTAGTTCATTAACAGCATCAGAACTTGGCGGACTTGCAATTAAGGAAGCATTAGTAAGAGCTGGAGTAGCACCTGAAGATGTCGGCGAAGTCTTAATGGGGAACGTATTGCAGGCGGGACAAGGGCAAATCCCTTCTCGCCAAGCTTCCCGTAATGCAGGAATCCCTTGGGAAGTACAAACTGAAACAATTAATAAAGTGTGTGCTTCAGGAATGAGAAGCGTGTCCTTAGGTGACCAAATCATTCGTTGCGGCGACCAAGAAGTAATTGTTGCAGGTGGTATGGAGTCAATGAGTAATGCCCCATATTTCTTGCCAAAAGCTCGTTGGGGAATGCGTATGGGTGATGGAAAAGTTGTTGACTCAATGGTACATGACGGCTTGACTTGTTCCTTTAAAGGTGTACATATGGGAACATACGGAAATGGAACCGCTGAAGAATTTGGTTTAACACGTGAACAACAAGATGAATGGTCTACTCGTAGTCATGAACGAGCTCTTGAAGCAACTAAAAACGGCAAGCTAGCTGAAGAGATTGTTGCAGTAGAAGTACCACAGCGCAAAGGTGACCCTGTCGTTGTAGATACAGATGAAGCACCTCGCGAAGGCACAACTACCGAGAGACTTGCAAAGCTTCGTCCTGCATTTGGTAAGGATGGCACGATTACAGCAGGAAACGCGCCTGGTGTTAATGATGGTGCAGGAGCACTTGTCTTAATGTCAGAAGAGCGGGCAAGCAAAGAAGGTAAAGAAGTGATGGCAACGATTCTTGGTCACACAGCACTTGCAGTTGAGGCACATCGCTTCCCTGAGACGCCAGGACTTGTTATTAACAAGTTACTTGAGAAGACTGGTAAGTCATTAAGTGATATTGATCTTTTTGAAATTAACGAGGCATTTGCAGCTGTTTCACTTGCAAGCAGCAAAATTGCAGACCTTGACCCAGAGAAGGTTAATGTAAATGGTGGAGCAGTTGCTCTTGGCCATCCAATTGGTGCAAGTGGAACACGCATCATTCTGACATTAATTCATGAATTGAAGCGACGCGGCGGCGGTATTGGAATCGCAGCGATTTGTAGCGGCGGCGGACAAGGCGATGCAGTAATGGTGGAAGTGTAA
- the cls gene encoding cardiolipin synthase — MWVLILLFFIIYFYFDFRLGQRIHNLVAKPRNYSEKMMDWELFGDGQTLYEKLFKDIHEAEHHIHTLFFIIKNDNISKEFLQLLKQKAQQGVTVRLLLDRIGGIRLPKKQIQLLKKAGVQFAYANKPAFPFIFFSLQKRNHRKVTVIDGKISYFGGFNIGEEYLGRNPRLGFWRDFHMRITGEATHILQKEFFNDWKRATKEELTTEDQYFPLASTGQTPCTFLPTDGNGIQSPLLKMIQRAKKEIIIASPYFIPGKIINSALIEAAKRGVHVIILVPLKADHPLVREAAFPYFYGLLKAGCHIHRYDKGFYHGKVVLVDHEICDIGTANFDKRSFFLNDELNCFIKDPSFLKRIYAEVMEDLDNARELTLDDYRRRSFMQRPIELVSSLLSGLL; from the coding sequence ATGTGGGTACTTATCCTTCTATTTTTTATAATTTATTTTTATTTTGACTTTCGACTTGGACAACGAATTCATAATCTTGTAGCAAAACCACGCAATTATTCCGAAAAAATGATGGATTGGGAATTATTTGGCGATGGTCAAACACTATATGAAAAATTATTTAAAGATATTCATGAAGCAGAACATCATATTCACACACTTTTTTTCATTATTAAAAACGACAATATAAGCAAGGAATTCCTACAATTGTTAAAACAAAAAGCACAACAAGGTGTGACCGTTCGCCTGCTTCTAGACCGAATTGGCGGCATTCGTCTCCCTAAAAAACAAATTCAATTGCTTAAAAAAGCAGGCGTACAGTTTGCCTATGCAAACAAACCTGCTTTCCCTTTTATCTTTTTCTCCTTACAAAAGCGTAATCATCGAAAGGTAACTGTGATCGATGGGAAAATAAGTTATTTTGGCGGGTTCAATATTGGAGAAGAATATTTAGGGCGAAATCCAAGGCTAGGCTTTTGGCGAGACTTCCATATGCGGATTACTGGTGAAGCAACCCATATTTTACAAAAAGAATTTTTCAATGATTGGAAACGGGCGACGAAAGAAGAGCTTACAACAGAGGATCAATATTTTCCTTTAGCCTCTACTGGACAAACACCGTGCACATTCTTGCCGACCGATGGAAATGGCATTCAATCACCATTGCTGAAAATGATTCAACGTGCAAAGAAAGAAATCATCATTGCCTCGCCTTATTTTATTCCCGGCAAGATCATTAATAGTGCACTAATTGAAGCTGCAAAGCGCGGGGTCCATGTCATCATTCTCGTTCCTCTTAAAGCCGATCATCCGCTTGTAAGAGAAGCTGCCTTCCCGTACTTTTACGGCCTATTGAAAGCAGGTTGTCATATTCATCGCTATGATAAAGGCTTTTATCACGGGAAAGTTGTTCTCGTTGACCATGAAATTTGCGACATCGGCACAGCCAATTTTGACAAACGCAGCTTCTTCCTTAATGATGAACTTAACTGCTTTATTAAAGACCCGAGCTTTCTTAAGCGTATCTATGCTGAAGTGATGGAAGACTTGGACAATGCAAGAGAACTTACACTTGATGATTATCGAAGACGCTCTTTCATGCAACGACCAATTGAATTGGTTTCAAGCTTATTGTCAGGGCTGTTATAA
- a CDS encoding acyl-CoA dehydrogenase → MDLRFTEEQEMMRKMVRDFAQGEIAPMIEKMEENDEYPREILKKMAELGLMGITIPEKYGGSEMDFTSYIIAINELSKVSATIGVILSVHTSVGTNPILYFGTEEQKQKYIPKLAAGEYIGAFALSEPGAGSDAGSLKTRAVRDGDEYVLNGSKMWITNGGEAQTYIVFASTEPEKGSKGITAFIVEKDTPGFSVGKNERKMGLHGSKTTTLSFDNCRVPAENMLGKEGEGFKIAMSNLDVGRIGIASQALGIAEAALEHATDYAKERVQFGKPIAAQQGLGFKLADMATAVEGAKLLVYRAANLKSLNIPCGQEASMAKLFASRTAVEVTTEAIQVYGGYGYTKDYPVERFFRDAKVTEIYEGTSEIQRLVISRGLIK, encoded by the coding sequence ATGGATTTACGTTTCACTGAAGAACAAGAAATGATGCGAAAAATGGTACGTGATTTTGCTCAAGGTGAAATCGCACCGATGATTGAAAAGATGGAAGAAAACGATGAATACCCACGTGAAATTCTCAAAAAGATGGCAGAGCTAGGCTTAATGGGGATTACCATTCCAGAAAAGTACGGCGGTTCTGAAATGGATTTCACTTCTTACATTATCGCGATTAATGAGTTATCGAAAGTAAGTGCAACAATTGGGGTTATTCTATCAGTTCATACATCCGTAGGGACTAACCCAATACTTTACTTCGGAACAGAAGAACAGAAGCAAAAATATATTCCGAAACTTGCAGCTGGAGAATATATCGGTGCTTTCGCCTTATCAGAGCCAGGCGCAGGGTCTGACGCAGGCAGCTTGAAGACACGTGCCGTTCGTGATGGCGATGAGTATGTATTGAACGGTTCGAAGATGTGGATTACAAACGGGGGCGAAGCACAAACGTATATCGTATTTGCTTCAACTGAACCGGAAAAAGGAAGCAAGGGTATTACAGCATTTATCGTTGAGAAGGATACACCTGGTTTCTCAGTCGGTAAAAATGAGCGCAAGATGGGGCTTCATGGCTCGAAGACAACAACACTTTCATTTGATAACTGCAGAGTTCCTGCTGAAAACATGCTTGGAAAAGAAGGCGAAGGCTTTAAAATTGCGATGTCCAATTTAGACGTAGGGCGAATCGGAATTGCCTCTCAAGCACTAGGAATTGCAGAGGCTGCATTAGAGCATGCAACAGATTATGCAAAAGAGCGTGTCCAATTTGGAAAGCCTATCGCAGCTCAACAAGGCTTAGGCTTTAAGTTGGCTGATATGGCAACAGCTGTAGAAGGTGCGAAGCTCTTAGTCTACCGAGCTGCAAACTTAAAGTCTCTTAACATCCCATGTGGTCAAGAGGCGTCAATGGCGAAGTTGTTTGCTTCACGTACAGCGGTTGAAGTTACGACAGAAGCGATCCAAGTATATGGCGGTTATGGCTATACAAAAGACTATCCGGTTGAACGTTTCTTCCGTGATGCGAAAGTTACTGAGATTTATGAAGGAACAAGTGAGATTCAACGTCTTGTTATTAGCCGTGGTTTAATAAAATAA
- a CDS encoding (Fe-S)-binding protein, with product MGSLLLVNWIAFLVVMAYGLYLFAYVVKTRLEYIKLGKKDEFDENVKERMRKIGIYVFGQKKLLKDKKSGTIHVMMFYGFLLVQFGALDFIWKGLVPGTHLPLGPLYPGFTFFQEIVTLVILVAVIWAFYRRYIEKLVRLKRGLKAGLVLIFIGTLMVSVLVGNGMDLIWHGHEGSWSEPIASAIATMAAGLNPTVATGIFYFAWWVHLFILLTFLVYVPQSKHAHLIAGPANVYFNRLDAPGKLRPIDFEDEEAESFGVGKIEDFYQGQMIDFYACVECGRCTNMCPATGTGKMLSPMELMTRMRDHLTEKGAVVTSRKPWVPTFAFNNTKGNQLAMQSAAAGAEEGAAALDYSPSLIGDVITEEEIWACTTCRNCEDQCPVMNEHVEKIIDLRRYLVLTEGKLDPEAQRAMQNIERQGNPWGISRKERENWRDAREDVHAPTIKELKKSDEEFEYLFWVGSMGSYDNRSQKIALSFAKLMNEAGIKFAILGNKEKNSGDTARRLGNEFLYQDLAGKNIQEFEKNGITKIVTIDPHAYNTLKNEYPDFGFEGEVYHHTELLAQWIQEGRLKPTHEVNETITFHDSCYLGRYNEVYDPPREILKAVPGVTVVEMDRNRENGMCCGAGGGLMWMEEDSGTRINVARTEQALSVNPSVISSGCPYCLTMISDGTKAKEVEEDVQTLDIAEILERSVCGPREEAIVQ from the coding sequence GTGGGTTCATTACTTCTAGTGAACTGGATTGCATTTTTAGTAGTTATGGCTTACGGGCTTTATCTATTTGCTTATGTAGTAAAAACACGTCTTGAATATATCAAGCTTGGGAAAAAAGATGAGTTTGATGAAAATGTAAAAGAACGTATGAGAAAAATTGGGATATACGTTTTCGGTCAGAAAAAGCTCTTGAAAGATAAGAAGAGCGGTACGATTCACGTAATGATGTTTTACGGGTTTCTACTTGTTCAATTTGGAGCACTTGATTTTATCTGGAAGGGTCTTGTCCCGGGTACACACCTGCCGTTAGGGCCGCTTTACCCTGGATTTACGTTTTTCCAAGAGATTGTGACGTTAGTCATTTTAGTCGCGGTTATTTGGGCGTTTTATCGCCGTTATATTGAAAAGCTTGTTCGCTTAAAGCGTGGTTTAAAAGCAGGTTTAGTATTGATTTTTATCGGAACATTAATGGTTTCTGTACTTGTAGGTAACGGAATGGATCTTATCTGGCATGGTCATGAAGGATCATGGAGTGAACCGATCGCATCTGCGATTGCCACAATGGCTGCGGGGCTTAACCCGACAGTTGCTACAGGTATCTTCTATTTTGCTTGGTGGGTACACTTATTCATTCTTTTAACTTTCTTAGTGTATGTACCGCAATCAAAGCATGCACATTTAATTGCAGGACCAGCAAACGTTTATTTCAACCGTCTTGATGCACCAGGGAAGCTTCGTCCAATTGATTTCGAAGATGAAGAAGCTGAATCATTTGGTGTTGGAAAGATTGAAGATTTCTATCAAGGTCAAATGATTGATTTCTATGCCTGTGTAGAATGTGGACGCTGTACAAATATGTGTCCTGCTACTGGCACAGGTAAAATGCTTTCACCGATGGAACTTATGACAAGAATGCGTGACCATTTAACAGAAAAAGGTGCTGTTGTAACATCACGCAAACCTTGGGTACCAACATTCGCATTTAATAACACAAAAGGTAACCAGCTTGCGATGCAGTCAGCTGCTGCAGGCGCAGAAGAAGGTGCTGCTGCACTTGATTATAGTCCGAGCCTTATCGGTGACGTAATTACCGAAGAAGAAATTTGGGCTTGTACAACGTGCCGTAACTGTGAAGATCAATGCCCAGTTATGAATGAGCACGTAGAAAAAATCATCGACCTTCGTCGTTACCTTGTTCTTACTGAAGGTAAGCTTGACCCTGAAGCACAGCGCGCGATGCAAAACATTGAACGTCAAGGTAACCCTTGGGGAATTAGCCGTAAAGAGCGTGAAAACTGGCGCGATGCTCGTGAGGATGTACATGCACCAACAATTAAAGAGCTTAAAAAGTCAGACGAAGAATTTGAATATCTCTTCTGGGTTGGTTCAATGGGTTCTTACGATAACCGCAGTCAAAAGATTGCTTTATCATTTGCTAAGCTAATGAATGAAGCAGGCATTAAATTTGCTATTCTTGGTAACAAAGAGAAAAATTCAGGCGATACAGCACGCCGTCTTGGAAATGAATTTTTATATCAAGATTTAGCAGGTAAGAACATTCAAGAGTTCGAAAAGAATGGCATAACGAAAATTGTTACAATTGATCCTCATGCATACAATACGTTGAAAAACGAGTACCCTGACTTTGGCTTTGAAGGGGAAGTTTATCACCATACAGAATTACTTGCACAATGGATTCAAGAAGGTCGATTGAAGCCGACACATGAAGTTAATGAAACAATTACCTTCCATGACTCATGTTATTTAGGCCGCTACAACGAAGTGTATGATCCGCCTCGTGAAATCTTGAAAGCTGTTCCGGGTGTTACAGTCGTTGAAATGGATCGTAACCGTGAGAATGGAATGTGCTGTGGAGCTGGCGGCGGACTGATGTGGATGGAAGAAGATTCAGGAACGCGTATTAATGTGGCGCGTACAGAACAAGCTCTTTCTGTCAATCCTTCTGTCATTAGTAGTGGCTGTCCGTACTGCTTAACGATGATAAGCGATGGAACGAAAGCGAAAGAAGTGGAAGAGGACGTACAAACATTGGATATTGCGGAAATCTTAGAGCGTTCTGTTTGCGGTCCGAGAGAAGAAGCAATCGTTCAATAA